Proteins co-encoded in one Trueperella abortisuis genomic window:
- a CDS encoding malate dehydrogenase: MAKSPVTVTVTGAAGHIGYALLFRIASGALLGHDVPVRLNLLEIPQGLKAAEGTAMELNDSAFPLLESVNIYDDANKAFDGASVGLLVGARPRTKGMERADLLEANGGIFGPQGKAINDHAADDIRVLVVGNPANTNAVIAMQHAPDVPKERFTAMMRLDHNRAISQLAEKTGARVADIKKMTVWGNHSADQHPDVTWATVNGKPALELVDQAWLEDYFVPTVAKRGAAIIEARGASSAASAASAAIDHVFDWVNGTPEGDWVTPGVYSDGSHYGVPEGLIFGFPATSKGGEWEIVEGLEISEATRVGIDRNIKAAQEELEAVRALGLIK, translated from the coding sequence ATGGCAAAGTCTCCCGTTACCGTCACCGTCACGGGCGCAGCCGGCCACATCGGCTACGCGCTTCTTTTCCGCATCGCATCCGGCGCGCTGCTGGGCCATGACGTCCCGGTTCGCCTCAACCTGCTTGAGATCCCCCAGGGCCTGAAGGCCGCCGAGGGCACCGCGATGGAGCTCAATGACTCGGCGTTCCCGCTGCTAGAGTCGGTCAACATCTATGATGACGCCAACAAGGCCTTCGATGGCGCCTCCGTCGGCCTGCTCGTGGGCGCCCGTCCGCGCACCAAGGGCATGGAGCGTGCCGACCTCCTCGAAGCCAACGGCGGTATCTTCGGCCCGCAGGGCAAGGCCATCAACGACCACGCGGCTGATGACATCCGCGTCCTCGTCGTCGGCAACCCGGCCAACACCAACGCTGTGATCGCCATGCAGCACGCCCCGGACGTCCCGAAGGAGCGCTTCACCGCCATGATGCGCCTTGACCACAACCGGGCCATCTCCCAGCTCGCTGAGAAGACCGGCGCCCGCGTGGCCGACATCAAGAAGATGACCGTGTGGGGCAACCACTCCGCCGATCAGCACCCGGACGTCACCTGGGCCACCGTCAACGGCAAGCCCGCACTCGAGCTGGTGGACCAGGCCTGGCTGGAGGACTACTTCGTGCCGACCGTCGCCAAGCGCGGCGCCGCCATCATCGAGGCGCGCGGCGCTTCCTCGGCTGCGTCGGCCGCGTCGGCTGCTATCGACCACGTCTTCGACTGGGTCAACGGCACGCCGGAAGGCGACTGGGTCACCCCCGGCGTCTACTCGGACGGCTCGCACTACGGCGTCCCCGAGGGCCTCATCTTCGGTTTCCCTGCCACCTCCAAGGGCGGCGAGTGGGAGATCGTCGAGGGCCTGGAGATCTCCGAGGCCACCCGCGTGGGCATCGACCGCAACATCAAGGCTGCTCAGGAGGAGCTCGAGGCGGTCCGCGCCCTCGGTCTGATCAAGTAA
- a CDS encoding sugar O-acetyltransferase encodes MERSEEQFERMTSGKLYRVEGHAFEAAFARSMRLQDKINALPSDDTDAIAAVAGELFGSFGDGATIRTPFYCDYGAHTHIGAGTFINFDCVFLDVAEIKVGKNCQIAPRVQLLTAEHPLPATPRREGWESGRPIVVGDNVWLGAGVIVLPGVTIGENTVVGAGAVVTKDLPANVIAVGNPARVLRPLPDDVESAELVPEHLL; translated from the coding sequence ATGGAGCGGTCCGAGGAACAGTTTGAGCGGATGACCTCCGGTAAGCTTTACCGCGTGGAGGGCCACGCCTTTGAGGCGGCTTTCGCGCGCTCGATGCGCCTCCAGGATAAGATCAACGCCCTGCCCAGCGACGACACGGATGCGATCGCGGCTGTGGCAGGCGAGCTGTTCGGTAGCTTCGGCGACGGCGCCACCATCCGCACGCCGTTCTACTGCGACTACGGAGCCCACACCCACATTGGTGCGGGCACCTTTATCAATTTCGACTGCGTCTTCCTTGACGTGGCCGAGATTAAAGTCGGCAAGAACTGCCAGATTGCCCCGCGCGTCCAGCTGCTGACCGCGGAGCATCCCCTCCCAGCCACCCCGCGGCGCGAGGGCTGGGAGTCGGGCCGCCCGATCGTCGTCGGTGACAACGTGTGGCTCGGTGCCGGCGTCATCGTTCTTCCGGGCGTGACGATCGGGGAGAACACGGTGGTCGGTGCCGGCGCGGTCGTGACGAAGGACCTGCCAGCGAACGTCATCGCGGTGGGCAACCCCGCCCGCGTGTTGCGCCCGCTTCCCGACGACGTCGAGTCGGCCGAGCTGGTGCCCGAACACCTCCTCTAG